The Chloroflexota bacterium genome has a window encoding:
- a CDS encoding MFS transporter, whose amino-acid sequence MKTKKSYRWFVVVIFFFFMLLHQTDKLLIGPLKSQISAEFKINNTQFGMIITGALVVGTILYPIWGYLYDRFARAKLLALASFIWGATTWLSAIARTFPVFVATRASTGVDDSSYPGIYTLIADYFGPNMRGKVYGVLQLAQPIGYLIGMVLALMVAPGLGWRNVFYITGGLGLLLAILIFFFVKEMPRGKAEPEFADIEEMTQFRFSWAEAKEVFKKRTMWFVFLQGFAGVFPWNVITYFFFDYLEKERGYDGDAILFTMAPVILVLAAGYFVGGAAGDAAFKRTRKGRILVSSAGVLLGALFLFLAIQTPIDARNTFLVLMLLTAIFMPLSSPNVISTVYDVTVPEVRSTAQAVEYFIENGGAAFAPLLAGIIADATNLQTAILSICITAWLLCFLFYLGALFFIDGDIQTLRDQMQKRAAKDRLQQA is encoded by the coding sequence ATGAAAACTAAAAAATCCTATCGCTGGTTCGTTGTTGTCATTTTCTTCTTCTTCATGCTGCTGCACCAAACCGATAAACTGCTGATCGGGCCGCTGAAATCGCAGATTAGCGCTGAGTTCAAGATCAACAACACGCAGTTTGGCATGATTATCACTGGAGCATTGGTCGTAGGCACAATTCTATACCCGATTTGGGGCTACCTTTACGACCGCTTCGCCCGCGCTAAACTACTGGCGCTAGCATCTTTCATTTGGGGAGCAACTACCTGGCTGAGCGCCATCGCCCGAACATTCCCAGTATTTGTGGCAACGCGCGCATCCACTGGCGTGGACGATTCATCGTACCCGGGGATTTATACCCTGATTGCGGATTATTTCGGCCCCAACATGCGCGGCAAAGTCTACGGAGTGCTGCAACTGGCGCAACCGATTGGCTACCTGATTGGCATGGTACTGGCTCTGATGGTGGCCCCCGGCCTGGGATGGCGCAATGTTTTTTATATCACTGGCGGACTGGGGCTGCTGCTGGCAATATTAATCTTTTTCTTCGTAAAAGAAATGCCACGCGGCAAAGCCGAACCTGAATTTGCCGATATAGAAGAAATGACCCAATTCCGCTTCTCGTGGGCGGAGGCCAAAGAAGTGTTCAAGAAACGCACCATGTGGTTTGTCTTCTTACAAGGCTTCGCCGGGGTTTTCCCCTGGAATGTGATTACTTATTTCTTTTTTGACTACCTCGAAAAAGAGCGTGGTTACGATGGGGACGCGATCCTGTTCACGATGGCGCCGGTGATTTTGGTGCTGGCAGCGGGCTACTTCGTCGGCGGGGCGGCAGGGGATGCGGCCTTCAAACGCACTCGAAAGGGGCGGATTCTGGTCTCCAGTGCGGGTGTGCTGCTAGGGGCGTTGTTCCTGTTCCTTGCGATCCAAACCCCGATTGATGCCCGCAACACCTTCCTGGTCTTAATGCTGTTGACGGCGATTTTCATGCCGCTTTCCTCGCCCAATGTAATCTCGACAGTGTACGATGTCACCGTTCCTGAAGTGCGCAGCACCGCCCAGGCCGTGGAATATTTCATCGAAAACGGCGGCGCAGCGTTTGCTCCACTACTGGCAGGCATTATCGCCGATGCTACCAACCTGCAAACGGCGATCCTATCGATATGCATCACAGCCTGGCTTCTGTGCTTCCTGTTCTATCTGGGCGCGCTATTCTTTATCGATGGTGATATCCAAACATTGCGCGATCAAATGCAAAAACGTGCCGCAAAAGATCGTTTGCAACAGGC
- a CDS encoding GAF domain-containing protein translates to MQIRKKHQRQTKEFEKELALRKQTEAALLVSEARYRTLADTAPYAIILHKNHEIYFANPAAIQLLGATGRQDLIGKHIHTIASPENWLSIENRGQSGGHPVRSEFIRLDGNVIPVEITQEVQHLDDEQAVQIMAVDISAHVEKEQSLISQSNYLRQLNNIAIIAAGVSNFNDMLQALAFHLGELFGADGCYLALWDEETQTTQPVAAYQKMRETNPSMKAIKGQQTMTAAVLQAENTLIAEDTRNSSYVDPAIAAQFPPRAAMGLPLIVNEQKLGAAIIGFEIGHIFTDEEITRGEQVAAQIALAIARAKSFAHAQESAKALSQRNSELSILYQASQVIGSALTLDDVLQQIASILSNALSPSGCSISLWYPEQDYIETLLDYSREFPELTEKKGTRYNLKDYPATRQVLETGQPSSLSLNDPMLDPGERIYMQKDEITSMLMLPLITGQRISGLIEVYEETTFREYTQDEIQLAQSLCTHAAAAIENTRLLQDYQNLTNELEQRVTQRTAELELRVTEVEQLNSAMSNLLEDVQTSNRILEITTLQLQEANQELESFSYSVSHDLRAPLRHINAFTQLLLDRDHEDMDKTSLRFLNNIAASSDRMSQLIDDLLKFSRTSRAEMELRAVDFSSLIEKLVEEIEITDEDRVIDWQIASMPIVQADPALMRVVWSNLIANAVKYTGLAENTHIEISKDMDETGEFYHFYIRDNGVGFDPQYADKLFGVFQRLHQRDEFDGTGIGLATVRRVIHRHGGRVWAESELGQGATFYFSLPVETR, encoded by the coding sequence ATGCAAATCAGAAAAAAACACCAACGCCAAACCAAAGAATTTGAGAAAGAACTGGCGCTGCGAAAGCAAACGGAAGCCGCGCTACTCGTAAGCGAAGCGCGCTATCGGACACTTGCCGATACAGCGCCCTATGCGATTATTTTGCATAAAAATCATGAAATCTACTTTGCCAATCCGGCCGCCATTCAATTACTGGGGGCAACAGGCCGTCAAGATTTGATTGGAAAACATATTCATACGATCGCCTCTCCCGAGAATTGGCTGTCCATAGAAAACCGCGGGCAGAGTGGGGGCCATCCAGTCCGGAGCGAATTTATCCGCCTGGATGGCAACGTCATTCCGGTTGAAATCACGCAGGAAGTCCAACACCTTGATGATGAACAAGCCGTCCAGATTATGGCGGTTGACATTAGCGCTCATGTAGAAAAAGAGCAATCGCTAATTTCGCAATCCAATTATCTACGACAACTTAATAATATCGCCATCATTGCCGCCGGAGTGAGTAATTTTAACGATATGCTACAGGCGCTGGCCTTTCATCTGGGAGAGCTTTTTGGCGCGGATGGCTGCTATCTTGCGCTGTGGGATGAAGAAACGCAAACGACTCAACCCGTAGCAGCCTACCAAAAAATGAGGGAAACCAATCCGAGCATGAAAGCGATCAAAGGGCAGCAAACCATGACTGCCGCAGTGTTGCAAGCAGAGAATACGCTGATCGCCGAAGATACACGCAATTCGTCCTATGTTGATCCGGCCATCGCGGCGCAATTTCCACCACGTGCAGCGATGGGGCTGCCGCTGATTGTAAATGAACAAAAACTGGGGGCAGCAATCATTGGTTTTGAAATCGGCCATATCTTCACCGATGAAGAAATCACCCGCGGCGAACAAGTGGCCGCCCAAATTGCGCTGGCAATCGCCAGGGCGAAGTCCTTTGCCCATGCCCAGGAAAGCGCAAAGGCGCTCAGCCAACGCAATTCCGAGCTATCTATCTTATATCAGGCCAGCCAGGTGATTGGCTCAGCGCTCACCCTCGATGATGTACTCCAGCAAATTGCATCCATTCTTAGCAACGCACTTTCGCCCAGCGGTTGCTCAATCTCTTTGTGGTATCCAGAACAAGATTATATTGAAACGCTGCTCGATTACAGCCGGGAGTTCCCGGAACTCACAGAAAAAAAAGGAACCAGATACAACCTGAAAGATTATCCAGCCACGCGACAAGTGCTTGAAACCGGCCAGCCGTCCAGTCTGAGTTTAAATGATCCCATGCTGGACCCCGGTGAACGCATTTATATGCAAAAAGATGAAATCACCTCAATGTTAATGTTGCCGCTGATTACCGGCCAGCGCATCTCAGGGTTAATAGAAGTTTACGAAGAAACTACCTTCCGCGAATATACCCAGGACGAGATTCAATTGGCACAAAGTTTATGTACTCATGCCGCCGCCGCGATTGAAAACACGCGCTTATTGCAAGATTATCAGAATCTGACCAACGAGCTTGAACAACGTGTGACGCAACGCACAGCCGAATTAGAATTGCGCGTCACAGAAGTTGAACAACTCAACAGCGCAATGAGCAATTTGCTCGAAGACGTGCAAACTTCCAATCGGATTCTGGAAATAACTACCCTGCAACTTCAGGAAGCCAATCAGGAACTGGAATCCTTTTCCTATTCTGTATCACACGACTTGCGCGCTCCGCTGCGCCATATCAACGCGTTTACCCAATTATTGCTCGATCGCGATCATGAAGATATGGATAAAACATCGTTGCGCTTTCTCAATAATATTGCCGCATCCAGTGACCGCATGAGCCAGCTGATTGATGATCTGCTCAAATTTTCGCGCACTTCGCGCGCCGAGATGGAATTGCGCGCGGTAGATTTTAGCTCTTTGATCGAAAAACTGGTTGAAGAGATTGAAATCACAGACGAGGATCGCGTGATTGATTGGCAAATCGCCTCCATGCCGATAGTTCAGGCCGACCCGGCGCTAATGCGCGTGGTGTGGAGCAATCTGATCGCCAATGCTGTGAAATACACTGGATTGGCTGAAAATACACACATTGAAATCAGCAAAGATATGGACGAAACAGGGGAGTTCTATCACTTTTACATCCGCGATAATGGTGTTGGCTTTGACCCGCAATATGCCGACAAGTTGTTTGGCGTATTCCAACGGCTGCACCAACGCGATGAATTTGATGGAACCGGCATTGGACTGGCGACCGTCCGGCGCGTAATTCATCGTCACGGGGGGCGCGTGTGGGCCGAAAGCGAATTGGGCCAGGGAGCAACTTTCTATTTTTCGCTCCCTGTTGAAACCCGCTAA
- a CDS encoding diguanylate cyclase, whose amino-acid sequence MDNWQFTPYAFLYTASVLTAIGLSIFAWGTRSVRGSRYFSLLTLSTGIWAFGHLIGFFHRNTLIKILMIRVEYLGIITTSMFWLLFVASYTQFDQWVNKKSIAGLSIIPIVSYVLILTFPWHNWFYLDYEFVVQEGLLLFRKTYGAGFYLWTSYAYIIVMTGVLILIRGMLRMPRKYRWQIIPLTLVIILILTPNALYISNSNPIAPYDPTPLSFVLTGAIFFILMKLYHFLDVVPVAYHLFFKHVQSGVIITDERKHILDMNLAAESYSGARSSFALGKNIFNLFPDHQTSIQKIIDSPGTIVELQIHPGRWYELQSTNIQKGQEAIEGHIIMFYDISDRKMAEDELRKQANTDSLTGALNRRHLFGQAERLFQQSKRYQHDLTVLMIDLDHFKHINDRHGHTIGDQVLIELVQRLQKKIRLPDILGRYGGEEFVILMPETPPESARNAGERLRKAVDKTPIQTEIGPVKLTISVGIATSNFETDTTIDQLIDRADQALYQAKQAGRNRVSAK is encoded by the coding sequence ATGGATAACTGGCAATTTACCCCATACGCTTTTCTATACACAGCATCGGTACTCACGGCGATTGGATTGAGTATTTTTGCCTGGGGCACGCGTTCGGTACGCGGCTCTCGCTATTTTAGCCTGTTGACTTTGAGCACGGGAATTTGGGCTTTCGGCCACCTGATTGGCTTTTTTCATCGAAATACGTTGATAAAGATTCTGATGATACGGGTAGAGTATTTGGGGATTATTACTACCAGTATGTTCTGGCTATTATTTGTTGCCAGCTATACACAGTTTGACCAGTGGGTGAACAAAAAATCAATTGCCGGATTGAGCATTATTCCGATTGTGAGTTATGTACTGATTCTCACTTTTCCCTGGCATAATTGGTTTTATCTGGATTATGAATTTGTCGTCCAGGAAGGCCTGCTGCTTTTTCGAAAAACATATGGGGCTGGGTTTTACCTCTGGACGTCGTATGCGTATATTATCGTCATGACTGGGGTTTTGATTTTGATTCGCGGCATGTTGCGGATGCCCAGAAAATATCGCTGGCAAATTATCCCTTTGACACTGGTGATTATCTTAATTCTGACGCCGAATGCACTATATATTAGCAACAGCAACCCGATAGCGCCTTATGACCCGACACCGCTCAGCTTCGTACTTACGGGCGCGATATTTTTCATCTTGATGAAACTCTACCATTTTTTGGACGTTGTCCCGGTGGCGTATCATTTATTCTTCAAGCATGTTCAAAGTGGTGTAATTATCACCGATGAACGCAAGCATATTCTGGACATGAATCTTGCGGCGGAATCGTACTCAGGCGCACGGTCTTCATTTGCGCTTGGCAAGAATATTTTTAACTTATTTCCAGATCACCAAACATCCATCCAGAAAATTATTGATTCGCCGGGCACAATCGTCGAATTACAAATCCATCCGGGGCGGTGGTACGAATTGCAGTCCACAAATATCCAGAAAGGGCAGGAGGCGATTGAAGGCCATATCATTATGTTTTATGATATTAGTGATCGCAAAATGGCCGAGGATGAGTTACGCAAACAGGCGAATACCGATTCACTCACCGGCGCGCTTAATCGCCGTCACTTATTCGGCCAGGCCGAGCGCCTGTTTCAGCAATCCAAACGCTATCAACATGATCTGACGGTTTTAATGATTGATCTGGATCACTTTAAGCACATTAATGACCGGCATGGACACACCATTGGCGATCAGGTATTGATTGAATTGGTGCAACGGCTGCAAAAGAAAATTCGCTTACCCGATATTCTGGGGCGCTATGGGGGCGAAGAATTTGTCATCTTGATGCCAGAAACCCCACCCGAAAGCGCCCGAAACGCCGGAGAGCGGTTGCGCAAAGCGGTAGACAAGACTCCAATCCAAACCGAGATTGGGCCGGTCAAATTGACCATCAGCGTTGGCATTGCTACATCCAATTTTGAAACCGATACGACGATTGACCAATTAATCGACAGAGCCGATCAAGCCCTGTATCAAGCCAAACAAGCCGGACGCAATCGAGTCAGCGCAAAATGA